A DNA window from Hordeum vulgare subsp. vulgare chromosome 1H, MorexV3_pseudomolecules_assembly, whole genome shotgun sequence contains the following coding sequences:
- the LOC123439083 gene encoding metacaspase-1: protein MMMLVNCSGCRTALQLPHGAPCIRCSICGAVTNVAAPPAPGPVVDPARGAQAPAPAWGPPPPAAHGRKRAVICGISYRFSRHELKGCINDAKCMRHLLTTRFRFPDDSIIMLTEEQTDPYKIPTKHNIRMAMYWLLQGCQPGDSLVFHYSGHGAQQRSYSGDEVDGMDETLCPLDFETQGMIVDDEINAALVRPLPHGAKLHALIDACHSGTALDLPFLCRMSRTGQYVWEDHRPRSGVWKGTSGGEAISFSGCDDNQTSADTSALSKITSTGAMTFCFIQAIEQGQATTYGSILNSMRSTIRNTGSGASMAGGGAVTSLISMLLTGGSASTGGLRQEPQLTACDTFDVYAKPFSL, encoded by the exons ATGATGATGCTCGTCAACTGCTCCGGCTGCCGCACGGCGCTGCAGCTGCCCCACGGGGCGCCCTGCATCCGCTGCTCCATCTGCGGCGCCGTCACCAACGTTGCCGCGCCACCCGCGCCCGGCCCCGTCGTCGACCCCGCCCGGGGCGCgcaggcgccggcgccggcgtgggGCCCGCCTCCCCCGGCCGCGCACGGCCGGAAGCGCGCCGTGATCTGCGGGATCTCGTACCGCTTCTCCCGCCACGAGCTCAAGGGCTGCATCAACGACGCCAAGTgcatgcgccacctcctcaccaccCGCTTCAGGTTCCCCGACGACTCCATCATCATGCTCACCG AAGAACAAACTGACCCTTACAAAATCCCAACAAAGCATAACATAAGGATGGCTATGTATTGGCTTTTACAAGGTTGTCAACCTGGAGACTCATTGGTGTTTCATTATTCTGGCCATGGGGCACAACAAAGAAGCTACAGtggagatgaagttgatgggatGGATGAAACCCTATGCCCGTTGGATTTTGAGACACAGGGAATGATTGTGGATGATGAGATAAATGCTGCGCTTGTTAGACCACTTCCCCATGGAGCTAAGCTTCATGCACTCATAGATGCTTGCCACAGTGGAACTGCACTTGATTTGCCATTTCTCTGCAGAATGAGCAG GACTGGGCAATACGTATGGGAAGATCACAGACCACGATCTGGTGTCTGGAAAGGAACTAGTGGCGGGGAAGCTATTTCATTTAGCGGCTGTGATGATAATCAGACATCAGCAGATACTTCA GCCTTGTCAAAGATCACTTCGACTGGGGCAATGACATTTTGCTTCATTCAAGCTATTGAACAAGGCCAGGCCACAACATATGGGAGTATCCTGAACTCCATGCGTTCGACAATACGGAACACGGGAAGTGGTGCCTCAATGGCTGGAGGCGGTGCGGTTACATCACTCATTTCAATGCTTCTCACAGGGGGAAGCGCTAGTACTGGTGGATTGAGACAG GAGCCACAGCTAACTGCATGTGATACATTTGATGTGTATGCGAAACCATTTTCGCTATGA